One region of Permianibacter fluminis genomic DNA includes:
- a CDS encoding THxN family PEP-CTERM protein, which yields MQLKKLLLAGLMLAGAGTASADPSIPAFGFETTTGFLDDGAWTCQGSAAGNNTCSMNFGNLNGNGSYDTLAWGTESNPDDSQSFLNITNIVGSIITNGGWVDINYFDHYNHIITNAGGNMETVNISGLFEITSPISVGIPGVNSVYFDETTNMNSVNCPGPNPNGSACDDIFVTGGLNGSAPLFCDGGGCYILSFQFFAGVGTTIVDNGDGTFTIYTTEACSTDGQAGCGAGETYAPGFSRLITQARIDYIVPTPETLALLGLGLVGFAMRRPRKQ from the coding sequence ATGCAACTCAAGAAACTGTTGTTGGCCGGCTTGATGCTGGCTGGTGCTGGCACTGCCAGTGCCGACCCAAGTATTCCGGCGTTCGGTTTTGAAACCACGACCGGTTTTCTTGATGATGGCGCTTGGACGTGCCAAGGCAGTGCTGCCGGTAACAACACCTGCAGCATGAATTTCGGCAACCTCAATGGCAATGGCAGCTATGACACGCTGGCTTGGGGTACGGAATCGAATCCGGATGATTCCCAAAGCTTCCTGAATATCACCAATATCGTTGGTTCCATCATCACCAACGGCGGTTGGGTTGATATCAACTATTTCGACCACTACAACCACATCATCACCAATGCTGGCGGCAACATGGAGACCGTTAATATCTCCGGTCTGTTCGAAATCACCTCGCCAATCTCGGTTGGTATCCCGGGTGTGAACAGCGTCTATTTCGACGAAACCACCAACATGAACTCGGTTAACTGCCCGGGCCCGAACCCGAACGGCAGCGCCTGCGATGACATTTTCGTCACCGGCGGCCTGAATGGTTCAGCTCCGTTGTTCTGCGATGGCGGCGGTTGCTACATCCTGTCCTTCCAGTTCTTCGCTGGCGTGGGCACCACCATTGTGGATAACGGTGACGGCACCTTCACCATCTATACCACCGAAGCTTGCTCGACCGATGGTCAAGCCGGTTGCGGCGCTGGCGAAACTTATGCGCCGGGCTTCAGCCGCCTGATCACCCAGGCTCGCATCGACTACATCGTCCCGACTCCGGAAACCTTGGCGCTGCTTGGCCTCGGTCTGGTCGGTTTCGCGATGCGTCGTCCGCGTAAGCAATAA
- a CDS encoding THxN family PEP-CTERM protein, which yields MRFIKQLFIAGVALAGASVASADPAIPAFGFETTTGFLNTGWHCEGGGIDANICNMNFSQLNGNGSYDRLAWGVPSSIQGGLPANRSQSYLQITNLAGSIITNGGWVDINYFDHYNHIITIAGGNMEGVNISGLFEITSPISVGIPGVNSVYFDETPNLNARNCPGPNPNHSACDDIFVTSGLNGSAPIFNDGNGWYILSFQFFAGAGTTIVDNGDGTFTIYTTEACSTDGLAGCGVGETYVPGFSRLITQARIDYIAIPVPAPETLALLGLGLMGFALRRPRKQG from the coding sequence ATGCGCTTTATCAAACAACTCTTCATTGCTGGTGTCGCCCTGGCTGGTGCCAGCGTAGCAAGCGCAGATCCGGCTATCCCGGCTTTCGGTTTCGAAACCACCACTGGTTTTCTGAACACTGGCTGGCACTGCGAAGGCGGTGGCATTGATGCCAACATCTGCAACATGAATTTCAGCCAGCTGAACGGCAATGGCAGCTATGACCGGCTGGCCTGGGGTGTGCCTTCGTCAATTCAGGGCGGACTTCCTGCCAATCGCTCGCAGAGCTATTTGCAGATCACCAATCTGGCTGGCTCGATCATCACCAACGGCGGTTGGGTCGACATCAACTATTTCGACCACTACAACCACATCATCACCATCGCCGGCGGCAACATGGAAGGGGTCAACATCTCCGGCCTGTTCGAAATCACCTCGCCGATTTCGGTGGGTATCCCGGGCGTCAACAGCGTCTATTTCGACGAGACCCCGAACCTGAACGCCCGTAACTGCCCGGGCCCGAACCCGAACCACAGCGCCTGCGATGATATTTTCGTCACCAGCGGCCTGAACGGCTCGGCACCGATTTTCAATGACGGCAACGGCTGGTACATCCTGTCCTTCCAGTTCTTTGCTGGCGCGGGCACTACGATTGTCGACAACGGTGACGGCACTTTTACCATTTACACCACCGAAGCCTGCTCGACTGACGGTTTGGCCGGTTGTGGGGTCGGTGAAACCTATGTTCCAGGCTTCAGCCGCCTGATCACCCAGGCTCGTATCGACTACATCGCCATCCCGGTTCCGGCTCCGGAAACCTTGGCGCTGCTCGGCCTGGGTCTGATGGGTTTTGCCCTGCGCCGTCCGCGTAAACAAGGCTAA
- a CDS encoding flavin prenyltransferase UbiX, which yields MTERAITLAITGASGAPYALRLLQCLASHYDKIYVLLSPPARVVLATESGLKLPEATRECQLKLQQHLQLPDNKIEVLARDNWFSAVASGSSAPKQMVVCPCSTGTLSAIAVGASDNLIERAADVVIKEKGQLILVPRETPFSAIHLENMLKLAQLGVTIMPAAPGFYHTPKSVDDLVDFMVARILDHLGVPQALAPRWGYGGEQG from the coding sequence ATGACTGAACGCGCCATCACCCTCGCCATTACCGGCGCTTCCGGCGCACCGTACGCATTGCGCTTGCTGCAATGTCTCGCCAGTCATTACGACAAAATCTATGTGCTGCTGTCGCCACCAGCGCGCGTGGTGCTGGCAACGGAATCCGGTCTGAAACTGCCGGAAGCGACCCGCGAATGCCAGTTGAAACTGCAGCAGCATCTGCAATTGCCGGACAACAAAATCGAAGTGCTGGCGCGTGACAACTGGTTCAGCGCCGTCGCCAGCGGCTCCAGCGCCCCCAAACAAATGGTCGTGTGTCCCTGCAGCACCGGCACACTGTCCGCCATTGCGGTCGGTGCCAGCGATAACTTGATCGAACGCGCCGCCGATGTCGTGATCAAGGAAAAAGGCCAGCTGATTCTGGTGCCGCGCGAAACGCCGTTCTCGGCAATACATCTGGAAAACATGCTCAAGCTCGCCCAGCTCGGCGTGACGATCATGCCGGCCGCACCGGGCTTTTATCACACCCCGAAATCAGTCGATGACCTGGTAGATTTTATGGTCGCCCGCATTCTCGACCATCTCGGCGTGCCGCAGGCCTTGGCGCCGCGCTGGGGCTATGGCGGCGAACAGGGGTAG
- the mpl gene encoding UDP-N-acetylmuramate:L-alanyl-gamma-D-glutamyl-meso-diaminopimelate ligase has translation MHIHILGICGTFMGGLALLARELGHTVSGSDENVYPPMSTQLADAGIRLHSGYDPAALNPAPDLVLIGNALSRGNSAVEYVLNRGLRYQSGAAWLADAVLQQRWVVGVAGTHGKTTTTSLVAWILDYAGLQPGFLIGGVASNFGISARLGNAPFFVIEADEYDTAFFDKRSKFVHYHARTAILNNLEFDHADIYPDLAAIETQFHHLLRTVPGEGKVIYPADDAALARVLARGCWSAQEKLHDELGWQARNINERDNSFDVYWQNQLQGRVNWSLLGGHNRHNALAALAAARHCGVPVAQGIAALAHFNGIKRRLELRGEANGIRVYDDFAHHPTAIATTLAGLRAQVGAARIIAIVDPRSATMKMGVHKDTLAPSLAGADAVLLHKPGNLAWQANVPTDFGKPWQTYAEVDAIVEAAKAMCRPGDHVLVMSNGGFGGIHDKLLAAFAA, from the coding sequence ATGCATATTCATATCCTCGGCATTTGCGGCACCTTCATGGGCGGCCTCGCGCTGCTGGCGCGCGAGCTCGGCCACACCGTCAGCGGCTCGGATGAAAACGTCTACCCGCCGATGAGCACACAGTTGGCTGATGCCGGCATCCGTCTGCACAGCGGCTACGATCCGGCGGCGCTCAATCCGGCACCGGATCTCGTTTTGATCGGCAATGCGCTGTCGCGCGGCAATTCGGCGGTCGAATATGTGCTGAATCGCGGTTTGCGTTATCAATCCGGCGCCGCGTGGCTGGCCGACGCCGTGCTGCAGCAGCGCTGGGTCGTTGGCGTTGCCGGCACCCACGGCAAAACCACCACCACCAGCCTGGTCGCCTGGATACTCGATTACGCCGGTTTGCAACCCGGCTTTTTGATTGGTGGCGTCGCCAGCAATTTTGGTATTTCAGCCCGGCTCGGCAACGCGCCGTTTTTTGTCATCGAAGCCGACGAATACGACACCGCGTTTTTCGACAAGCGCTCCAAATTTGTTCATTACCACGCCCGCACGGCCATTCTGAACAATCTGGAATTTGATCACGCCGACATCTATCCGGATCTCGCCGCCATCGAAACCCAGTTTCACCATCTGCTGCGCACCGTGCCCGGCGAAGGCAAAGTGATTTATCCGGCCGACGATGCCGCGCTGGCGCGAGTATTGGCACGCGGCTGCTGGAGCGCGCAGGAAAAACTGCACGATGAGCTCGGCTGGCAGGCACGCAACATCAACGAGCGCGACAACAGCTTTGATGTCTATTGGCAGAACCAGCTGCAAGGTCGGGTCAACTGGTCGCTGCTCGGCGGCCACAACCGGCACAACGCCTTGGCCGCACTCGCCGCAGCCCGTCATTGTGGCGTGCCAGTGGCGCAAGGCATCGCGGCACTGGCGCACTTCAACGGCATCAAACGCCGACTGGAATTGCGCGGCGAAGCCAACGGCATTCGCGTTTACGATGACTTCGCCCACCACCCCACTGCCATCGCGACGACGCTGGCCGGTTTGCGGGCGCAAGTCGGCGCGGCACGTATCATCGCGATTGTCGATCCGCGTTCCGCCACAATGAAGATGGGCGTGCACAAAGACACGTTGGCGCCCTCGCTGGCCGGCGCCGATGCCGTGCTGCTGCACAAACCCGGCAACCTGGCGTGGCAAGCGAACGTGCCGACGGATTTCGGCAAGCCATGGCAAACCTATGCCGAGGTCGATGCTATTGTTGAAGCAGCCAAAGCCATGTGCCGACCCGGCGATCACGTGCTGGTGATGAGCAATGGCGGTTTCGGCGGCATCCACGACAAATTGCTGGCGGCCTTTGCCGCATGA
- a CDS encoding TetR family transcriptional regulator, translated as MARRTKEEALETRSQLLDAAERVFSDKGVTNTSLNEIAENAGLTRGAIYWHFRNKMDLIDALMERVRLPLEDMREQAEAMVPDDLLGQIRLNAIAVLRQTVRDPHHRAIATIILQKCEYVDDVLPLKQRHLESRNECATEVEQRFQEAIAAGVLPANCNARLATMALFSYVDGLVYNWLLEPEYFDLDADAEKLVDLFFEGLRRQPV; from the coding sequence GTGGCTAGACGTACCAAAGAGGAAGCCCTCGAAACCCGTTCGCAGCTGCTCGATGCGGCCGAACGGGTATTCAGCGACAAAGGTGTCACCAACACCTCGCTGAACGAGATTGCCGAAAACGCCGGGCTGACCCGCGGCGCCATCTATTGGCATTTCCGCAACAAAATGGATCTGATCGATGCGCTGATGGAACGGGTACGGTTGCCGCTGGAAGACATGCGGGAGCAAGCGGAAGCCATGGTGCCGGATGATCTGCTCGGGCAAATCCGGCTCAACGCCATTGCCGTGCTGCGGCAAACGGTGCGCGACCCGCACCACCGCGCTATCGCCACCATCATTTTGCAGAAGTGCGAATACGTCGATGACGTGCTGCCGCTGAAACAGCGTCATCTGGAATCGCGCAATGAATGTGCAACCGAAGTGGAGCAACGCTTTCAGGAAGCGATTGCGGCCGGTGTATTGCCGGCAAACTGCAACGCCCGCCTGGCGACCATGGCGCTGTTCAGCTATGTCGATGGTCTGGTCTACAACTGGCTGCTGGAGCCGGAGTATTTTGATCTGGATGCCGACGCGGAAAAACTGGTTGATCTGTTTTTCGAGGGCCTGCGCCGACAGCCGGTGTGA
- a CDS encoding DUF2310 family Zn-ribbon-containing protein, which translates to MHVHKIIFSFDRSFLLENLADLLNGYLSALRMNGQVCGREWTSHIEKDKCCVFANTPEPFALDERFSSEFVRKAVATAATNGVEITSQRVGESIEGAKLCSCTDPSGFALFTTFLSLESPIRCMDCFGVIPLYRFSPLQSGEFYEVICWQSDYQSCDSLQMNCSVLEEPATAQLSELDSSLTSTGRDICATMSNATGKPFYYYLYRASGSDFLTEQQRRCPSCGGAWSTNRPIHNLFDFKCDHCHLLSNIAWDVQK; encoded by the coding sequence ATGCATGTGCATAAAATTATTTTTTCATTCGATCGAAGCTTCTTATTGGAAAATCTTGCTGACCTGCTGAATGGATACCTATCAGCATTGCGAATGAATGGCCAAGTTTGTGGACGAGAATGGACATCGCACATTGAAAAAGACAAGTGCTGTGTTTTTGCTAACACACCGGAACCATTCGCTTTAGACGAACGTTTTTCTAGCGAATTTGTTCGAAAGGCCGTAGCAACCGCTGCAACTAATGGAGTAGAAATCACTTCCCAGCGTGTCGGCGAGAGTATCGAAGGAGCGAAGCTCTGCTCGTGTACCGACCCGAGCGGATTTGCACTTTTTACAACATTTCTATCGCTCGAGTCGCCAATCCGCTGCATGGACTGCTTTGGCGTGATTCCGTTATATCGATTTTCGCCATTGCAAAGTGGAGAATTCTATGAGGTCATCTGTTGGCAGTCAGACTATCAGTCTTGTGACAGCCTTCAGATGAATTGTAGCGTCCTAGAGGAACCCGCGACCGCGCAGCTCTCAGAGCTGGATAGCAGCCTCACCAGCACTGGCCGAGATATATGCGCGACCATGTCAAACGCTACAGGCAAACCGTTTTACTACTACCTCTATCGAGCTAGCGGCAGCGATTTTTTGACTGAGCAGCAACGTCGTTGTCCATCGTGTGGCGGAGCTTGGAGCACGAACAGACCAATTCACAACCTGTTCGATTTTAAATGTGACCATTGTCATTTGCTGTCGAACATTGCGTGGGATGTGCAGAAATAA
- a CDS encoding 6-phosphofructokinase produces the protein MASSRSKAKVYNAFYAQSGGVTAVINASAAGVLETARKYPKKIGKVFAGRDGIIGALQENLIDTSGESVAAIAGLKHTPGGAFGSCRYKLKSISQSRAEYERLLEVFAAHDIRYFFYNGGNDSMDTANKVAQVAAEHGYPLTCVGIPKTVDNDLPITDNSPGFGSVAKYVAVSIREAGLDVASMASSSTKIFVLEVMGRHAGWIAAAGGLASEKAGQPPHIILFPEVAFDPEKFLARVDACVKQYGYCALVVSEGVKNADGKFLAEAGTVDAFGHSQLGGVAPVIAQLIKDKLGYKYHYAVADYLQRSARHIAAKTDLEQAYAVGKAAVEFAVKGHSAVMPVIVRKKGAKYAWEIGMAQLSDIANVERKMPANFISSDGFHITAACRRYLLPLIQGEAYPPYQDGLPAYVQLKNRAVKKKLAPWTAPGK, from the coding sequence ATGGCGAGCAGTCGCAGCAAGGCCAAGGTGTACAACGCGTTTTATGCCCAATCCGGTGGCGTCACAGCCGTCATCAATGCCTCGGCGGCCGGGGTGCTGGAAACCGCGCGCAAATACCCGAAGAAAATCGGCAAAGTGTTTGCCGGTCGCGACGGCATCATCGGCGCGCTGCAGGAAAACCTGATCGACACCAGCGGCGAGAGCGTGGCGGCGATCGCCGGACTCAAGCACACCCCGGGCGGCGCCTTTGGCTCCTGCCGCTACAAGCTGAAATCCATCAGCCAGAGCCGGGCCGAATACGAGCGTTTGCTGGAGGTGTTTGCCGCCCACGATATTCGCTACTTCTTTTACAACGGCGGCAATGACTCCATGGATACCGCCAACAAGGTCGCTCAAGTGGCCGCTGAACACGGTTATCCGCTGACCTGCGTCGGTATTCCGAAAACGGTCGACAATGATTTGCCGATTACCGACAACAGCCCGGGTTTCGGCTCGGTCGCCAAGTATGTCGCGGTGTCGATTCGGGAGGCTGGTCTCGATGTGGCCTCGATGGCCAGCAGCTCGACCAAGATTTTCGTGCTGGAAGTGATGGGCCGGCATGCCGGCTGGATCGCGGCTGCGGGTGGCCTTGCCAGTGAAAAAGCCGGCCAGCCGCCGCACATCATCCTGTTTCCGGAAGTGGCGTTTGACCCGGAGAAATTTCTGGCGCGGGTGGATGCCTGCGTCAAGCAATACGGTTACTGCGCGCTGGTGGTGTCGGAGGGGGTCAAGAATGCCGATGGCAAATTCCTGGCCGAGGCCGGCACCGTCGATGCGTTTGGCCACAGCCAGCTTGGCGGCGTGGCGCCGGTGATCGCCCAGCTCATCAAGGATAAGCTCGGCTACAAGTATCACTACGCGGTCGCCGATTACCTGCAGCGTTCGGCCCGCCATATCGCCGCGAAAACCGATCTGGAGCAGGCCTACGCGGTCGGCAAGGCGGCGGTCGAGTTCGCGGTCAAAGGCCACAGCGCGGTGATGCCGGTGATTGTCCGCAAGAAAGGAGCGAAATACGCCTGGGAAATCGGCATGGCCCAGCTCAGCGATATCGCCAATGTCGAGCGCAAGATGCCGGCCAACTTCATCAGTTCGGACGGTTTTCACATCACCGCCGCCTGCCGACGGTATTTGCTGCCGTTGATACAAGGCGAAGCCTATCCGCCGTATCAGGATGGCTTGCCGGCCTACGTCCAGCTGAAGAACCGGGCGGTGAAGAAGAAACTGGCGCCGTGGACTGCGCCGGGCAAGTAG
- a CDS encoding ABC transporter permease: protein MSRHLFSTSLSHNNRIALHAILSKEIARYVRIWPQTLLPPAITTTLYFMIFGNFVGSRIGSAGGVSYMEYILPGLVMMSVITNSYANVVSSFFSAKFQRSIEELLVAPVPDGILLLGYVLGGVSRGLLTAIIVTTLSLLFVPLQVQHWGLMLALVLLASALFSLGGFINAVYAKKFDDTSIIPTFVLTPLTYLGGVFYSISWLPPVWQTISHFNPVLYLVNAFRYSFMGHSDVNIGLAFGLLSAGLVVLTVYAMWLLRRGTGLRS from the coding sequence ATGAGTCGTCATCTGTTCAGCACCTCGCTCAGCCACAACAACCGCATTGCGCTGCATGCCATTCTGAGCAAGGAAATCGCCCGCTATGTCCGCATCTGGCCGCAGACGCTGCTGCCACCGGCCATTACCACGACGCTGTATTTCATGATTTTCGGCAATTTTGTCGGCAGCCGGATTGGCTCGGCGGGCGGCGTCAGCTACATGGAATACATCCTGCCGGGATTGGTGATGATGTCGGTGATCACCAACTCCTACGCCAACGTGGTGTCATCGTTTTTCAGCGCCAAGTTCCAGCGCAGCATTGAAGAACTGCTGGTGGCGCCGGTGCCGGATGGCATTCTGCTGCTCGGTTATGTGCTCGGCGGTGTCAGCCGTGGCCTGCTGACCGCCATCATCGTGACGACCTTGTCCTTGTTGTTCGTGCCACTGCAGGTTCAGCATTGGGGCTTGATGCTGGCGCTGGTGCTGCTCGCATCGGCGCTGTTCTCGCTCGGCGGGTTCATCAATGCCGTGTACGCCAAGAAGTTTGACGACACCTCGATCATTCCGACTTTTGTGCTAACTCCGCTGACCTATTTGGGCGGCGTGTTTTATTCGATCAGCTGGCTGCCGCCGGTCTGGCAGACCATTTCACATTTCAACCCGGTGCTGTATCTGGTCAATGCCTTTCGTTACAGCTTCATGGGCCATTCCGATGTCAACATTGGCTTGGCCTTTGGCCTGCTCAGCGCCGGCTTGGTGGTGCTGACGGTGTACGCCATGTGGCTGTTGCGTCGCGGTACCGGCCTGCGTAGTTAA
- a CDS encoding ABC transporter ATP-binding protein, which produces MSKAPALQITGLRKIYSNGVEALKGIDLTVAAGDFYALLGPNGAGKSTTLGIISSLVRKSGGAIKVFGIDIDTDFNAAKRQLGLVPQEFNFSQFETVLQIVVNQAGFYGVPRPLALQRAEVLLTQLSLWDKRNSQSRQLSGGMKRRLMIARALMHQPKLLILDEPTAGVDIELRRSMWTFLRELNQAGTTIVLTTHYLEEAEMLCRNIGIIDKGQIIENTSMKQLLARLHQETFILDSPQLPPILPTLSGYPLRRLDEHSLEVDVERSQGLNELFTLLGQHGITITSMRNKANRLEELFVNLVQGNTGAAPNPLPPAAGAAS; this is translated from the coding sequence ATGAGCAAGGCCCCGGCACTGCAGATCACCGGTCTGCGCAAGATCTACAGCAATGGCGTTGAGGCGCTGAAAGGCATCGACCTGACGGTCGCAGCAGGGGACTTCTATGCCCTGCTCGGTCCGAACGGCGCCGGCAAATCGACCACGCTCGGCATCATCAGCTCGCTGGTGCGCAAGAGCGGCGGTGCGATCAAGGTTTTTGGCATCGATATCGATACGGATTTCAACGCCGCCAAACGTCAGCTCGGTTTGGTGCCGCAGGAATTCAATTTCAGCCAGTTTGAAACCGTGCTGCAAATCGTGGTCAATCAGGCCGGCTTTTATGGCGTGCCACGACCGCTGGCGTTGCAACGCGCCGAAGTGTTGTTGACCCAGCTCAGCCTGTGGGACAAGCGCAATAGTCAGTCGCGACAACTTTCTGGCGGCATGAAGCGGCGATTGATGATCGCGCGGGCGCTGATGCATCAACCCAAGCTGCTGATTCTCGATGAGCCAACGGCAGGCGTCGACATTGAACTGCGCCGGTCGATGTGGACCTTTCTGCGCGAGTTGAACCAGGCCGGCACCACCATTGTGCTGACCACGCATTATCTGGAAGAAGCGGAAATGCTTTGTCGCAACATCGGCATCATCGACAAAGGCCAGATCATCGAGAACACCAGCATGAAGCAATTGCTGGCCCGCCTGCATCAGGAAACCTTCATTCTGGATTCACCGCAGTTGCCGCCGATTTTGCCGACACTGTCCGGCTATCCGCTGCGCCGGCTCGACGAGCACAGTCTGGAAGTCGACGTCGAACGCAGTCAGGGTCTCAATGAATTGTTCACCCTGCTCGGCCAGCATGGCATCACCATCACATCGATGCGCAACAAGGCCAATCGACTGGAGGAATTGTTTGTGAATCTGGTGCAGGGCAATACCGGGGCGGCGCCCAACCCGCTGCCGCCCGCCGCGGGAGCCGCGTCATGA
- a CDS encoding putative bifunctional diguanylate cyclase/phosphodiesterase: MSLSRITGGLAALSVPTAQAADTVLSVSASGLLLIAGILTGVLFWERRSRQQREREWQQLQTTREHLQSALWGSGDGVWDWNLKTATITRMGVAEMLGYPAAELAPTSTAIYSLIHPDDRERVLRSIGGHLAGRRDNFELEYRLRHKDGSWCWVLDRGRLVARDENGAPLRFAGTTKNITARKQIEQELQLSATVLEHMAESVVITDTRFRIVRVNQAFCRHFGYSADEVLGADTALFNSSQHEHAVYHQLRDQLERDGRWLGELWQRLKDGSERLMSLDLQAVTDQLTGQDCYVGVMSDITERRRAENELRYLANYDFLTGLPNRKQFQERLQSALMQAGSPAFALLFLDVDHFKHVNDTLGHGHGDHLLQQVANRLRQCVADETLVARLGGDEFIVLLPGQLNQAEALAAHIVASFREPFMLAEQEIGVSPSIGISLYPQHGTDAGNLLKFADIAMYRAKHRGRGVWQIYERDMDEPAVRRLQLESALRRALERDELELWFQPRWDLNENRVTGFEALVRWQSSTLGAIPPDEFIAIAEDSGLIDAIGEWVLREACREAASWWRQGKPWRVSVNLSARQLQRADLPDRVSALLREYGLKPAALELELTESILLSAPLHHLPLQALRGLGVRLALDDFGTGYSAFAYLRRYGFDTLKIARDFVTDMDRDASAVAITATLIELGHKLGMTVVAEGVENSVQRERLRQLGCEEVQGYFVGVPVPASDLMRDLPEIIG, from the coding sequence TTGTCACTCTCGCGGATCACCGGCGGGCTGGCAGCGCTGTCGGTGCCAACCGCGCAGGCGGCCGATACTGTGCTCAGCGTGTCGGCGTCCGGGCTGTTGCTGATCGCCGGCATTCTGACCGGCGTGCTGTTCTGGGAACGGCGCAGCCGCCAGCAACGCGAACGCGAATGGCAGCAACTGCAAACCACGCGCGAACATCTGCAATCGGCGCTCTGGGGTTCCGGTGATGGTGTCTGGGACTGGAATCTCAAGACCGCGACCATCACCCGCATGGGCGTTGCCGAGATGCTCGGCTACCCGGCCGCCGAGCTGGCGCCGACCAGCACCGCCATTTATTCCCTGATTCACCCGGATGATCGCGAACGGGTGCTGCGCAGCATCGGCGGCCATCTGGCCGGTCGTCGTGACAACTTCGAACTGGAATACCGGCTCCGGCACAAGGACGGCAGTTGGTGCTGGGTGCTTGATCGCGGCCGCTTGGTCGCACGCGATGAAAACGGTGCACCGCTGCGTTTCGCCGGCACCACCAAGAACATCACCGCCCGCAAACAAATCGAACAGGAATTGCAGTTGTCGGCGACCGTGCTTGAGCACATGGCCGAGAGTGTGGTCATCACCGACACCCGATTCCGGATTGTCCGGGTCAATCAGGCGTTCTGCCGTCATTTTGGTTACAGCGCTGACGAAGTGCTCGGTGCCGACACTGCCTTGTTCAATTCCAGCCAGCATGAGCACGCGGTTTATCATCAACTGCGCGATCAGCTGGAGCGCGACGGTCGCTGGCTGGGCGAGTTGTGGCAACGGCTCAAGGACGGCAGCGAGCGCCTGATGTCGCTGGATCTGCAAGCGGTGACCGACCAACTGACTGGCCAGGATTGCTATGTCGGCGTGATGTCCGATATCACCGAACGGCGTCGGGCTGAAAACGAACTGCGCTATCTGGCCAATTACGATTTTCTGACCGGTCTGCCCAATCGCAAACAATTTCAGGAACGGCTGCAAAGCGCGCTGATGCAAGCCGGCTCACCGGCGTTTGCCTTGCTGTTTCTGGATGTTGATCACTTCAAGCACGTCAATGACACGCTCGGCCATGGTCACGGCGATCATCTGCTGCAGCAAGTGGCCAATCGCTTGCGTCAGTGCGTGGCCGATGAAACCTTGGTGGCGCGGCTCGGCGGCGATGAATTCATTGTGCTGCTGCCGGGTCAGCTCAATCAGGCTGAAGCGCTGGCGGCGCATATCGTTGCCAGTTTCCGCGAGCCGTTCATGCTGGCCGAACAGGAAATCGGTGTCTCGCCCAGCATCGGCATCAGCTTGTATCCGCAGCACGGCACCGACGCCGGCAACTTGCTGAAATTCGCCGACATTGCCATGTACCGCGCCAAGCACCGCGGCCGCGGCGTCTGGCAGATTTACGAACGCGACATGGACGAGCCGGCGGTGCGGCGCCTGCAGCTGGAATCGGCGTTGCGGCGCGCGCTCGAGCGCGACGAGCTTGAGCTGTGGTTTCAGCCGCGCTGGGATTTGAACGAAAACCGGGTGACCGGATTTGAAGCACTGGTGCGCTGGCAATCGAGCACGCTCGGGGCGATACCGCCGGATGAATTCATTGCCATTGCCGAAGACAGCGGTCTGATTGACGCCATTGGCGAATGGGTGCTGCGCGAAGCCTGTCGCGAGGCCGCCTCATGGTGGCGACAAGGCAAGCCCTGGCGCGTTTCGGTCAACCTCAGCGCCCGGCAATTGCAGCGCGCTGATTTGCCGGACCGGGTCAGTGCCCTGCTGCGCGAATACGGCCTGAAACCTGCGGCACTGGAACTGGAACTGACCGAAAGCATTTTGCTGTCGGCACCACTGCATCATCTGCCACTGCAAGCGCTGCGTGGTTTGGGTGTGCGGCTGGCACTGGATGATTTCGGCACCGGCTATTCGGCGTTTGCTTACCTGCGCCGTTATGGCTTCGACACCCTGAAAATCGCCCGCGATTTCGTCACCGACATGGATCGCGACGCCAGCGCCGTCGCCATCACTGCCACGCTGATCGAACTTGGCCACAAACTCGGCATGACCGTGGTTGCCGAAGGGGTCGAAAACAGCGTCCAGCGCGAACGCCTGCGTCAGCTCGGCTGTGAAGAAGTGCAGGGTTATTTTGTCGGCGTGCCAGTACCGGCCTCGGATTTGATGCGCGATTTGCCGGAAATTATTGGCTGA